One Pectobacterium polaris DNA window includes the following coding sequences:
- the agp gene encoding bifunctional glucose-1-phosphatase/inositol phosphatase, translating to MSLQRKALFCLPLLLPATLSFQAVAKEGYTLEQVVVFSRHGLRAPLASPSSALGKVTPDTWPQWDTPSSYLTTRGGVLEAYFGHYFSEWLVDNHLLAADTCPTEKDVSFYANSLQRTIATAQYFSAGAFPGCLVPVLHKEKLGTMDATFNPIIRDNSVTFKQQAIDSINQKAGDGGVKGLNERLKPVYQQMAEIIRYTDSANCKQDKQCDLMAQETNVQIEAGKEPSVVGPLRTGTAIADAFILQYYEGTPINKIGWGRIKNEKQLADLVSIKEYYNSVVFSAPVVAKAVSANLVGALAGSFGTQQPKFTFLVGHDSNVASLFSALGVKPYHLPHQLETTPIGGKVVFQRWRDSLHNKELLKVEYVYQSTEQLASLAPLNRTNPPQRVTLALNACPADEEGFCSFEDFEKITKALMP from the coding sequence ATGTCTTTACAACGAAAAGCGCTGTTTTGCCTCCCTTTACTCTTGCCAGCCACCCTCTCTTTCCAGGCCGTTGCCAAAGAGGGCTATACGCTCGAACAAGTTGTGGTGTTTAGCCGCCACGGGTTGCGCGCGCCCTTAGCCAGCCCAAGCAGCGCACTCGGCAAGGTCACACCCGATACCTGGCCGCAGTGGGATACTCCCAGCAGCTACCTGACCACACGCGGCGGCGTGTTGGAGGCCTACTTCGGTCACTATTTTAGCGAATGGTTGGTGGATAACCACCTGCTGGCTGCCGATACCTGCCCCACAGAGAAAGACGTCTCGTTCTATGCCAACAGCCTGCAACGCACTATCGCTACCGCACAATATTTCTCAGCGGGCGCGTTTCCCGGATGCCTGGTGCCGGTATTACACAAAGAGAAGCTGGGCACAATGGATGCCACCTTTAACCCTATCATCCGTGACAACAGCGTGACGTTTAAGCAGCAGGCCATCGATTCGATCAACCAAAAAGCAGGCGATGGCGGGGTAAAAGGGCTCAATGAGCGATTGAAACCCGTGTATCAGCAGATGGCTGAGATTATCCGCTATACGGATTCAGCTAACTGCAAACAGGATAAACAGTGCGACCTGATGGCACAGGAAACAAACGTACAGATTGAGGCAGGAAAAGAGCCGAGCGTGGTTGGCCCACTGAGAACGGGTACCGCCATTGCTGATGCCTTTATTTTGCAGTACTACGAGGGTACACCGATTAACAAGATCGGCTGGGGGCGCATTAAAAATGAGAAGCAGCTTGCCGATTTGGTGTCGATCAAAGAGTACTACAACAGCGTCGTGTTTAGCGCGCCGGTTGTGGCCAAAGCTGTCTCTGCCAATCTGGTCGGCGCACTAGCGGGATCGTTTGGCACACAGCAACCCAAATTCACTTTTTTGGTCGGCCATGACTCAAACGTCGCATCGCTGTTCTCTGCGTTGGGCGTGAAGCCATACCATCTGCCACATCAATTGGAAACCACACCGATAGGCGGCAAAGTGGTGTTCCAGCGCTGGCGCGACAGCCTTCATAACAAGGAGCTGCTGAAAGTAGAGTATGTGTACCAGTCTACCGAGCAGCTCGCTTCGCTGGCACCGCTTAACCGCACCAATCCGCCGCAACGCGTCACGCTGGCGCTCAATGCTTGTCCTGCTGACGAGGAAGGATTCTGCTCATTTGAGGACTTTGAAAAGATAACGAAGGCGTTGATGCCATAG
- the tssI gene encoding type VI secretion system Vgr family protein, whose product MANGTGLQFTVKVGALEAGTFAVVDFRLDEGLNRPFSLSLSLASALPDVDFGAVLDQPCELMIWYEGELKRRVSGIVSGFTQGDTGFRRTRYQVEVRPALWRLGLRTNARIFQAQKPEAIIGALLEEAGITDYAFALRHEHAVREYCVQYRESDLAFITRLAAEEGMYFFHEYEEGKHRVVFADDAGALTKGPELFFNLATQGLSEGEYVRRFHYAERVSTAEVELKDYSFKTPAYGLLHKKMSGELEHQRESYQHYDYPGRYKQDPSGKAFSGYRLDALRSGAVTSEGESNCAGLMPGNTFTLTEHPNTTLNAVWQTVSVTHVGQQPQALEEESGGDPTTMSNSFAVVKGTTTWRAAMPYKPMVDGPQIATVVGPTGEEIYCDQYGRVKLQFPWDRYGASNDQSSCWVRVSQGWAGGQYGMIAIPRIGHEVIVSFLEGDPDQPIVTGRTFHVTNPSPYPLPVNKTRTTLRSKTHKGKGFNELSFEDATDNEEIFLHAQKNMAVRVLNSKDERVDYNRTTSIGNDEELVVANDRKVTVEGNQDHKTTGNHLSLTEGDRGIQVKGDLTQKISGVFSVDSNGDLTLQSGSKLTLRVGSSFVVIHAGGVDIKGPAINLNSGGSPGDVALPADPAILKAAAAAGTMFVAHCPAKEKENSE is encoded by the coding sequence GTGGCAAACGGTACAGGATTACAGTTCACCGTAAAGGTCGGTGCCTTGGAGGCAGGCACTTTCGCGGTGGTGGATTTCAGGCTGGATGAAGGGCTGAACCGGCCTTTTAGCCTGTCGCTGAGTCTGGCGAGCGCGTTGCCGGATGTTGACTTCGGCGCGGTGCTGGACCAGCCGTGCGAGCTGATGATTTGGTATGAAGGCGAACTGAAACGTCGGGTCAGCGGGATTGTCAGTGGCTTCACGCAGGGCGACACCGGATTCCGCCGCACGCGCTATCAGGTGGAAGTCCGTCCAGCCCTGTGGCGACTGGGATTACGCACCAACGCCCGTATCTTTCAGGCGCAGAAGCCGGAAGCGATTATCGGTGCACTGCTGGAAGAAGCCGGTATCACCGACTACGCCTTTGCGCTGCGCCACGAGCACGCAGTGCGCGAATATTGCGTGCAGTACAGGGAAAGCGATTTAGCCTTTATCACCCGGCTGGCCGCTGAGGAGGGAATGTATTTCTTCCACGAATACGAAGAGGGCAAACACCGGGTGGTATTTGCCGACGATGCCGGTGCGCTGACCAAAGGCCCTGAGCTGTTCTTCAATCTGGCGACGCAGGGGCTGAGTGAGGGCGAATATGTCCGACGCTTCCACTACGCGGAGCGGGTGAGTACGGCCGAAGTCGAGTTGAAGGACTACAGCTTCAAAACGCCGGCTTACGGGCTGTTGCACAAGAAAATGAGCGGCGAGCTGGAGCACCAGCGCGAAAGCTATCAGCATTACGACTATCCGGGTCGCTATAAACAAGACCCGAGCGGCAAGGCGTTCAGCGGCTACCGGCTGGATGCGCTGCGCTCAGGGGCGGTGACGAGCGAAGGGGAATCCAACTGCGCGGGGCTGATGCCGGGCAACACCTTCACCTTGACGGAGCACCCGAATACGACGCTGAATGCAGTGTGGCAGACGGTGAGCGTGACGCACGTCGGGCAACAGCCGCAAGCGCTGGAAGAGGAAAGTGGCGGCGACCCGACGACCATGAGCAACAGCTTTGCCGTGGTGAAAGGCACGACGACATGGCGTGCTGCCATGCCATACAAACCGATGGTGGACGGCCCGCAAATCGCTACCGTCGTCGGCCCGACGGGGGAAGAAATTTACTGCGACCAGTATGGTCGGGTAAAACTGCAATTCCCGTGGGATCGCTACGGTGCGAGCAATGACCAGAGTTCCTGCTGGGTGCGTGTCAGTCAGGGCTGGGCAGGCGGCCAGTACGGCATGATCGCCATCCCGCGTATCGGCCATGAAGTGATCGTCAGTTTTCTCGAAGGCGATCCGGATCAGCCGATTGTGACCGGGCGAACCTTCCACGTCACTAATCCATCGCCCTACCCGCTGCCTGTCAACAAAACGCGTACCACGCTTCGTTCCAAAACCCATAAAGGCAAAGGATTTAACGAACTCAGTTTTGAGGATGCGACCGATAACGAAGAGATCTTCCTCCATGCCCAGAAAAATATGGCAGTGCGGGTGCTCAATTCTAAAGATGAGCGCGTGGACTATAACCGCACAACGAGCATCGGGAATGATGAAGAACTGGTGGTCGCCAACGATCGTAAAGTCACGGTGGAAGGTAATCAGGATCACAAAACCACAGGCAATCATTTGTCGTTGACCGAAGGCGATCGGGGCATACAGGTTAAGGGCGATCTGACGCAGAAAATCAGCGGCGTATTCAGCGTGGACAGCAACGGCGATCTGACATTGCAAAGCGGCAGCAAATTAACACTCAGGGTCGGAAGCAGCTTTGTCGTTATCCACGCCGGTGGGGTGGACATCAAAGGGCCGGCTATCAATCTGAATTCAGGCGGCAGCCCGGGTGATGTGGCACTCCCCGCCGATCCGGCGATATTGAAAGCGGCCGCCGCCGCAGGGACGATGTTTGTGGCGCACTGTCCAGCAAAGGAGAAAGAAAACAGTGAGTGA
- a CDS encoding DUF4123 domain-containing protein: protein MSEITRWAIVDAAVEPELFSMLEQLDPPHASLYAEPVPEDIGRLAPHLVQVDDRVFHWLNQRKTPWGILLETTSEMKVLRQHLRKYLHVQIPNEAKPVFFRFYDPRNIWSFCDVMTEWELFCFMGPMEKIMTIYDGAVREETFNSVRAQYPLTAKSRMKLLKFNQSQLDILNNHSEARYIDDIFSKTLVKYKEKIHHISHNSNQIDPEQDFYFYKDSQENSTTFSVKHIVSECYYFCKEHNINDDHSIRELIHLLIEKDYYSLEQALSFGEILCSVKNYRVTIALVIY, encoded by the coding sequence GTGAGTGAGATAACACGCTGGGCAATAGTGGATGCAGCGGTAGAACCCGAATTATTTTCGATGCTGGAACAATTAGACCCACCCCATGCCAGTTTATACGCGGAGCCGGTACCGGAAGATATTGGGCGATTGGCACCGCACCTGGTGCAGGTAGATGACAGGGTCTTTCACTGGCTGAATCAAAGGAAAACACCTTGGGGTATCTTGTTGGAAACAACGTCTGAAATGAAAGTATTGCGGCAACACTTGCGTAAATATCTACATGTACAGATCCCCAATGAAGCAAAACCTGTATTTTTCCGTTTTTATGATCCGCGAAATATTTGGTCTTTTTGCGATGTGATGACAGAGTGGGAACTGTTCTGCTTCATGGGGCCAATGGAAAAAATCATGACCATTTATGATGGAGCAGTACGAGAAGAGACTTTTAATTCAGTTCGTGCTCAGTATCCTCTCACGGCCAAGAGCAGGATGAAACTTCTAAAATTCAATCAATCACAACTTGACATTCTAAACAACCATTCAGAAGCTAGATATATTGATGATATTTTTTCTAAAACACTTGTTAAATATAAAGAAAAAATACATCACATTTCTCACAATAGTAACCAAATTGATCCTGAACAGGACTTTTATTTCTACAAAGACTCTCAGGAAAACTCGACAACTTTCTCAGTAAAACATATTGTCAGTGAGTGTTATTATTTTTGTAAAGAGCATAACATCAATGATGACCACTCAATTCGTGAGTTAATTCATTTATTAATAGAAAAAGATTACTATTCATTAGAACAAGCCCTGAGTTTTGGAGAAATTCTTTGCTCCGTGAAGAACTACCGGGTTACTATCGCGTTAGTGATTTATTAA
- the glpE gene encoding thiosulfate sulfurtransferase GlpE — MEQFEAISIEQAHSRWQEGGVVVDIRDPQSFAAAHVPSATHLTNETLSDFVRGADLEAPVMVICYHGISSRNAAQYLISLGFDSVYSIDGGFEAWQHRYPQDVLSAV, encoded by the coding sequence ATGGAACAATTTGAAGCTATCAGTATTGAGCAAGCCCATTCCCGCTGGCAGGAAGGGGGCGTTGTTGTTGATATTCGCGACCCACAGAGCTTTGCTGCAGCCCATGTTCCCAGCGCGACGCACCTGACGAACGAGACGCTGTCTGACTTTGTGCGCGGCGCTGACCTCGAAGCGCCGGTCATGGTGATTTGCTACCACGGCATTAGCAGCCGCAATGCTGCGCAGTACCTGATTAGCCTGGGATTTGATTCGGTGTACAGTATCGATGGTGGCTTTGAGGCCTGGCAACACCGTTACCCGCAAGATGTGCTGTCAGCGGTATGA
- the glgP gene encoding glycogen phosphorylase, protein MNSPFIYTSPTLSVEALKHSIAYKLMFSVGKDPSIANKHDWLNATLLAVRDRMVERWLRSNRAQLSQDVRQVYYLSMEFLLGRTLSNALLAMGLYDDLKAALDGMGLELDDLLQEENDPGLGNGGLGRLAACFLDSLATMALPGRGYGIRYEYGMFKQNIVNGRQAESPDYWLEYGNAWEFPRHSTRYKVRFGGRIQQEGSKMRWLETEEVIACAYDQIIPGFDTDATNTLRLWGAQASNEINLGKFNQGDYFAAVEDKNHSENVSRVLYPDDSTYSGRELRLRQEYFLVSATVQDILNRHWMMHKTYNNLAEKFAIHLNDTHPVLAIPELMRLLIDEHKFKWIEAWTVVRKVFSYTNHTLMQEALETWPVDMLGKILPRHLQLIFEINEHFLEYVQKEVPDDNELLARVSIIDENNGRKIRMAWLAVVASHKVNGVSELHSDLMVQSLFADFARLFPNRFCNKTNGVTPRRWLALANPSLSKLLDDTIGQTWRTDLSQLSELKQHIDYPAFVQKISKVKLKNKVRLATYMAENLNIVVNPESLFDVQIKRIHEYKRQLLNVLHVITLYNRIKDDPEIERVPRVVIFAGKAASAYYMAKHIINLINDVAKVINNDPTLHDRLKVVFIPNYSVSLAQMIIPAADLSEQISLAGTEASGTSNMKFALNGALTIGTLDGANVEMLEHIGEENMFIFGNTADQVEALRQNGYNPRQYYDQDEELHRVLTQITTGVFSPDDSRRYSDLFDSLVNFGDYYQLLADYRSYVDTQDRVDELYEKKDEWARCAVQNIANMGYFSSDRTIGEYAEDIWNIKPIRL, encoded by the coding sequence ATGAACTCGCCGTTTATCTATACTTCACCAACGCTCAGTGTGGAAGCGCTGAAACACTCTATTGCTTATAAGCTCATGTTTAGCGTAGGGAAAGATCCTTCCATTGCGAATAAACATGACTGGCTGAACGCCACGCTGCTGGCCGTGCGTGACCGGATGGTGGAGCGCTGGCTGCGCTCGAATCGGGCACAGCTTTCGCAAGATGTGCGGCAGGTCTATTACCTGTCGATGGAATTTTTGCTGGGGCGGACGTTGTCGAACGCGCTGCTGGCGATGGGATTGTACGACGATCTGAAAGCCGCGCTGGATGGCATGGGGCTGGAACTGGACGATCTGCTACAGGAAGAAAACGATCCCGGCTTAGGGAACGGCGGTCTGGGGCGTCTGGCTGCCTGTTTCCTGGATTCGCTGGCGACGATGGCGCTGCCGGGGCGCGGCTACGGTATTCGCTACGAATACGGTATGTTCAAACAGAATATCGTTAACGGCAGACAGGCGGAATCGCCGGACTACTGGCTGGAATACGGTAATGCGTGGGAATTCCCGCGCCACAGCACACGCTACAAAGTGCGCTTCGGCGGCCGAATCCAGCAGGAAGGCAGCAAAATGCGCTGGCTGGAAACGGAAGAAGTTATTGCGTGCGCCTACGACCAAATCATTCCCGGCTTTGATACCGATGCGACCAATACGCTGCGTCTGTGGGGCGCGCAGGCCAGTAACGAAATCAATCTGGGTAAATTTAATCAGGGCGACTATTTTGCAGCGGTGGAAGATAAAAACCACTCGGAAAATGTGTCGCGCGTGCTGTATCCCGATGATTCCACCTATTCAGGCCGCGAGCTGCGTTTGCGTCAGGAATACTTCCTGGTTTCCGCCACGGTGCAGGACATTCTCAACCGCCACTGGATGATGCATAAAACGTACAACAATTTGGCGGAGAAGTTCGCCATCCACCTGAACGATACGCATCCGGTGCTCGCTATTCCTGAGCTGATGCGTTTGCTGATTGATGAGCATAAATTCAAGTGGATAGAGGCGTGGACTGTGGTGAGGAAAGTCTTCTCCTACACCAACCACACGCTGATGCAGGAAGCGCTGGAAACCTGGCCGGTTGATATGCTGGGTAAAATCCTGCCGCGCCATCTGCAATTGATTTTCGAAATTAACGAACATTTTCTGGAGTACGTCCAGAAAGAAGTCCCCGATGACAATGAACTGTTGGCGCGGGTTTCCATCATTGATGAAAACAACGGGCGTAAAATACGCATGGCATGGCTAGCTGTGGTTGCCAGCCATAAGGTGAACGGCGTATCGGAGCTGCATTCGGATCTGATGGTGCAGTCTCTGTTTGCCGATTTCGCCCGCCTCTTCCCTAATCGGTTCTGCAATAAAACCAACGGTGTGACGCCGCGGCGCTGGCTGGCGCTGGCCAACCCATCGCTCTCCAAGCTGCTGGATGACACCATTGGGCAGACCTGGCGCACCGATCTGAGCCAATTGAGCGAACTGAAACAGCACATCGATTATCCGGCATTTGTGCAGAAAATCAGCAAGGTGAAGCTGAAGAACAAAGTACGTTTAGCGACCTATATGGCGGAAAACCTGAATATTGTGGTTAATCCGGAATCGCTGTTTGATGTGCAGATTAAGCGTATTCACGAATACAAGCGGCAACTGCTGAACGTGCTGCACGTCATCACACTCTATAACCGTATTAAGGATGACCCCGAGATCGAGCGTGTGCCGCGTGTCGTCATTTTTGCGGGCAAAGCTGCATCAGCCTATTACATGGCGAAGCACATTATTAACTTGATCAACGACGTCGCGAAGGTGATCAACAACGATCCGACGCTGCACGATCGGCTGAAAGTGGTCTTCATCCCGAACTACAGCGTGAGTCTGGCACAGATGATCATCCCGGCGGCGGATCTCTCTGAACAGATCTCGCTGGCGGGGACGGAAGCATCCGGGACCAGTAATATGAAGTTTGCTCTGAACGGTGCGCTGACGATCGGCACGCTGGATGGGGCGAATGTCGAAATGCTGGAGCATATTGGCGAAGAGAATATGTTCATCTTCGGCAACACGGCCGATCAGGTCGAAGCGTTGCGTCAGAACGGTTACAACCCACGGCAATATTACGATCAGGACGAAGAGTTGCACCGCGTGCTGACGCAAATCACCACGGGCGTCTTCAGCCCTGATGATAGCCGACGTTACAGCGATCTGTTTGATTCACTGGTGAATTTTGGCGATTACTACCAGCTACTGGCAGACTATCGCAGCTATGTGGATACACAGGACCGGGTTGATGAGTTGTATGAGAAAAAGGACGAATGGGCGCGCTGTGCCGTCCAGAATATTGCCAACATGGGCTATTTCTCATCTGACCGCACCATCGGCGAATACGCAGAAGATATCTGGAATATTAAGCCGATACGGTTGTGA
- a CDS encoding DeoR/GlpR family transcriptional regulator: MKQTQRHDAIIELVRQQGYVSTEELVEHFAVSPQTIRRDLNELAEQNKIHRHHGGAALPSSSVNTAYHDRKMMWSDEKARIARRVASQIPDGATLFIDIGTTPEAVAYALMQHKDLRVVTNNLNVATLLTAKEDFRLILAGGEVRTRDGGIMGEATLDFISQFRLDFGILGISGIDMDGSLLEFDYHEVRTKRAIIENSRCVMLVTDHSKFGRNAMVNLGNMDLIDYLFTDQSPPPSVLKIIEQHKVQLELC, from the coding sequence GTGAAGCAGACACAACGGCATGACGCCATTATTGAGCTGGTGCGCCAGCAGGGCTATGTCAGTACTGAAGAGCTAGTGGAGCATTTTGCGGTGAGCCCGCAGACCATTCGTCGCGATCTGAACGAGTTGGCCGAGCAGAATAAAATCCATCGCCACCACGGCGGCGCGGCACTGCCGTCCAGCTCGGTTAACACGGCCTATCATGACCGTAAAATGATGTGGTCGGATGAAAAAGCGCGCATTGCCCGTCGGGTGGCGAGCCAGATTCCAGATGGCGCCACGTTGTTTATCGATATCGGCACCACGCCTGAAGCGGTGGCCTATGCGCTGATGCAGCATAAGGATCTGCGCGTGGTCACCAATAACCTGAATGTGGCAACGCTGCTGACGGCAAAAGAGGATTTTCGCCTGATCTTGGCCGGTGGCGAAGTGCGTACCCGCGACGGCGGTATCATGGGTGAGGCGACGCTGGATTTTATCTCTCAGTTCCGTCTGGATTTCGGCATTTTGGGCATCAGTGGTATTGACATGGATGGGTCATTACTGGAGTTTGATTACCATGAAGTGCGCACAAAACGGGCGATTATTGAAAATTCTCGCTGCGTCATGCTGGTGACGGACCATTCCAAGTTTGGCCGCAATGCAATGGTGAATTTGGGCAACATGGATTTGATCGACTATCTTTTTACCGATCAGTCACCACCACCCAGCGTACTGAAAATCATTGAACAACATAAGGTACAGTTGGAGTTGTGTTGA
- the glpD gene encoding glycerol-3-phosphate dehydrogenase has product METKDLIVIGGGINGAGIAADAAGRGLSVLLLEAQDLACATSSASSKLIHGGLRYLEHYEFRLVSEALSERETLLKMAPHIIFPMRFRLPHQPHLRPAWMIRIGLFMYDNIGKRVSLPASKGLKFGADSVLKPELKQGFEYSDCWVDDARLVVLNAQEVTKRGGEVRTRTKVTRARREQGVWIVDAVDSLTGETFTWRAKGLVNATGPWVKEFFDDGLQLKSPYGIRLIKGSHIVVPKVHNQPQAYILQNKDHRIVFVIPWQDDYSIIGTTDVEYKGNPHDVKIDDNEVAYLLDVYNDHFKQQLTRDDIVWTYSGVRPLCDDESDSPQAITRDYTLSVDDDNGQAPLLSVFGGKLTTYRKLAEHALDKLHKYYPQAGKAWTKGAVLPGGDIAGTRDDYAAALRRRFNLPESLTRRYSRTYGSNSELILANVKGLSDLGEDFGHDLYEAELRYLVEKEWAVMLDDVIWRRTKLGMRFDDAQKQRISDWLANHYQQIAKAG; this is encoded by the coding sequence GTGGAAACCAAAGATCTAATCGTTATCGGCGGCGGAATTAACGGTGCAGGCATCGCCGCAGATGCGGCTGGGCGAGGGTTATCAGTCCTGTTGTTGGAAGCGCAGGATCTTGCCTGTGCCACGTCCTCCGCCAGTTCCAAGCTGATTCACGGTGGCCTGCGTTACCTTGAGCACTATGAGTTTCGTTTGGTCAGCGAAGCGCTGTCTGAGCGCGAAACGCTGCTAAAAATGGCCCCGCACATTATTTTCCCCATGCGCTTTCGTTTGCCCCATCAGCCGCACCTGCGTCCGGCCTGGATGATTCGTATCGGCCTGTTCATGTACGACAATATCGGCAAACGCGTCAGCCTGCCAGCCAGTAAGGGATTGAAATTCGGCGCAGATTCTGTGCTTAAGCCTGAATTGAAGCAGGGCTTTGAATATTCTGACTGCTGGGTGGACGATGCGCGTCTGGTGGTGTTAAACGCGCAGGAAGTGACAAAACGCGGCGGAGAAGTCCGTACCCGCACCAAAGTGACCCGCGCCCGCCGTGAGCAAGGCGTGTGGATTGTGGATGCCGTTGATTCACTGACCGGAGAAACCTTCACCTGGCGCGCCAAAGGTCTGGTGAACGCCACTGGCCCGTGGGTGAAAGAATTCTTTGATGACGGCCTGCAACTCAAATCGCCTTACGGCATCCGTTTGATCAAAGGCAGCCACATTGTGGTGCCAAAAGTCCATAACCAGCCACAGGCGTATATTCTGCAAAACAAAGATCACCGTATTGTGTTCGTGATCCCGTGGCAGGATGACTACTCAATCATCGGCACGACCGACGTGGAGTACAAAGGCAATCCGCACGATGTGAAGATTGATGACAACGAAGTCGCCTACCTGCTGGACGTGTATAACGACCATTTCAAACAGCAGCTTACGCGTGACGATATCGTCTGGACTTACTCTGGTGTGCGTCCGCTGTGTGATGACGAGTCCGATTCTCCTCAGGCGATTACCCGTGACTACACGCTGTCAGTCGATGATGATAACGGTCAGGCCCCGCTGCTTTCTGTGTTTGGTGGCAAGCTGACGACATACCGTAAGCTGGCAGAGCACGCGCTGGACAAGCTGCACAAATACTACCCGCAAGCGGGTAAAGCCTGGACGAAAGGTGCAGTACTGCCGGGTGGTGATATCGCGGGCACACGTGATGACTACGCCGCCGCGCTGCGTCGCCGCTTCAATCTGCCTGAATCACTGACGCGCCGTTACAGCCGCACCTACGGTTCAAACAGCGAACTGATTCTGGCAAACGTGAAAGGCCTTAGCGACCTGGGTGAAGATTTCGGTCATGACCTGTATGAAGCGGAACTGCGCTATCTGGTCGAAAAAGAATGGGCCGTTATGCTTGATGATGTCATCTGGCGCCGCACCAAACTGGGCATGCGCTTCGATGACGCACAGAAACAACGCATCAGCGACTGGCTGGCAAACCATTACCAGCAGATAGCAAAAGCGGGCTAA
- the glpG gene encoding rhomboid family intramembrane serine protease GlpG, whose translation MMIRVIALSNPRLAQAFVDYMRTQQVHLEMRPQGHEAELWLEDETQLSKVQGELEVFLRDPTNPRYLAASWQTGSMDTGIQYQRYSYLQTLKQKAGPLTLSLMVVTIAVFILMQISGYESVMVWLAFPAEGQQIEVWRWFSHVLLHFSLLHILFNLMWWWYLGGPVEKVLGTGKLLVITLVSALVSGWAQSWFSGTHFGGLSGVVYALMGYVWLRGEREPDGYLSMPRSLMAFALLWLVAGYFDILGMSIANAAHVAGLVVGLLMAFWDTYNKTNPR comes from the coding sequence ATGATGATTCGTGTTATTGCTCTCTCCAACCCGCGTCTGGCTCAGGCATTTGTTGATTACATGCGTACACAGCAGGTCCATCTGGAAATGCGGCCTCAGGGGCATGAAGCTGAACTGTGGCTGGAGGATGAAACCCAACTGAGCAAGGTTCAGGGAGAGCTCGAGGTTTTTCTGCGCGACCCGACAAACCCGCGCTATCTGGCGGCCAGTTGGCAAACGGGATCGATGGATACCGGCATTCAATACCAACGCTACTCTTACCTGCAAACGCTGAAGCAAAAGGCAGGCCCGCTGACGCTATCCCTGATGGTCGTGACGATCGCGGTGTTCATCCTGATGCAAATTTCGGGTTATGAGAGCGTGATGGTGTGGCTGGCGTTCCCGGCTGAGGGGCAACAGATAGAGGTGTGGCGCTGGTTCAGTCATGTTTTGTTGCACTTTTCCCTGCTGCACATTTTGTTCAATCTCATGTGGTGGTGGTATCTGGGCGGCCCGGTTGAGAAAGTGCTGGGAACCGGAAAATTGCTGGTCATCACGCTGGTTTCCGCGCTGGTGAGTGGCTGGGCGCAGTCCTGGTTTAGCGGCACCCACTTTGGTGGCCTGTCTGGCGTGGTTTATGCCCTGATGGGCTATGTCTGGCTGCGAGGGGAACGAGAGCCTGACGGTTATTTATCTATGCCGCGCAGTTTGATGGCCTTTGCTTTACTGTGGCTGGTCGCCGGATATTTCGATATTTTAGGCATGTCGATCGCGAATGCGGCGCATGTGGCTGGTCTGGTTGTCGGGCTATTGATGGCCTTTTGGGACACGTATAATAAAACAAACCCTCGGTAA
- a CDS encoding type VI secretion system PAAR protein, which translates to MGNAVKFGDSDTGHGSHPPTPVAAGSSTVKVDGLPLARQGDPLSPHGHDRSISSGSSSVLVDGKPAARTGDAVSCGGVLIGGGSVNIG; encoded by the coding sequence GTGGGTAACGCAGTAAAATTCGGCGATAGCGACACGGGGCATGGGAGTCATCCACCGACACCTGTCGCAGCGGGTTCATCAACGGTTAAGGTTGATGGTTTGCCGTTGGCTCGTCAGGGCGATCCGCTGTCTCCTCACGGCCATGACCGGAGCATTAGCAGCGGTTCATCCAGCGTACTCGTTGATGGTAAACCAGCAGCACGCACGGGTGATGCAGTAAGCTGTGGGGGCGTGTTGATTGGTGGGGGAAGTGTGAATATCGGATGA